The sequence CCATCTCCTCCCGGTGCCGGCGCATGTGCCCTCCGAGCGCCTGGCCCATCTCGAACCCCAGCCCGCAGATGTGGCACTCGTGCGGCTTCTCCTCCTGACGCTTCCGCTCCTTGATGGCCCTGGCGACGCCGACGCCGAGCTCCAGCCCGTGGCGGCCGCGGAGGTGGCTGGTCCGGTGCCCGCCCAGCGCCTGGAACGTGGCGAAGGCCCGGCTGCAGGTCTTGCACACGAACTCGCCCTCCCCCGACGTGGCCACCACTCTGCCCCGCCGCGCCCTCTTCCTGGACGccgccggcgcgccggccgagtCGGCTGACGTGGTGGACGACGCCGCCGAGTCCGTGGTGAGCGCCAGCGCCAGCGACACCGGCTCCTCCTCCCTCGCGCGCTTCACCGCCGCTCCCATCGCCGGATCCGTGTGGGCTCTGGTGCTTTTTTGTTGCAAGTACTTTGTCTCGCAGCTCTGGCTCCGTGGCATGGAAAGAAGATGGATGAGTTGATGgagcggcggcgcggtggtggttTTATATATAGGTTGGTGTGTCGCGACGGGTCGAGGCGGTGGAGGTGGCGTGCCGCCTGCGTAGTGGTGCGGGGGGAGCTAACGTGGGTGTCAAGTCGGCGGGGTGGTGGCCGACCTCGGGTGGGTGGACCAATCGTCGGAAGCCACCGCGCCGCTCAAGACGTGGATGGATGTCACGCGATCGATCGGATATGCTCGAGGCGAGCCGACTCGAGCGTGTGGCGCGCGGCGATGCGCGTggccggcggcgcgcggtggcttAGCCGCGCGGGCAACGTACCTTAGCCGCGTGGGCGGATTCGGCGGTTCGTTGGTTAATGGGAATGAAATGTCCGTAGAATAGTCCAGGCTGCGCGCGCGCGCGTTTCGACTGGAGGCACACTGGATCGAGCTGGGGGTCCGGAATGTTCTGGAGTTTCTTTCTGGCCAAGGTCGACCGGCCGGGATATTTTCCGGCCAGACGTGTGTGGAAAAGCGCTTTGCTGAGTCGACGAAGACGTGCGCGAGCTGGCATGACGTGCGGGGTGATTTGACGACGCGCGCGACGGTGACTTGCTCTCGCTTCTTCTTCTACGCTGGATGTGTGCAGCTGGCGCTATAGTCGACGTTCAAAGTGCCCGGCCTGCCAACCGTGAACTGTTAATTGAAAGTGCAGTGGGAGTTATGAAAGTTTCAGCCAATTAAGAGTGTGTGGCGAAAAGATCTCCTGACAAATATATACTTGGGGTCTAAGCTTCTCCGTTAGACGGAGTGGATAAAAGGTGATTCACCTAAAAACTTTTAGGTGGGCCTTCCTCGGTTGAGCCGACATTTCTCCCCCTGCAAGAACTTTCGCCGTCATAGGcatattttttttggggggggggggggggggggggggggggggagagggaatCAGGCAATTGTGCTATTAGGAGTTGATATGGTTGGGCAACACCATCCTCGGTAGCCAAATATCCAAGCCTTAGTGCATGTGTGGATAAACAAAAAATACTGCCTAGTTTTGGTagtatttttttttggaaaaagtaGTTATATTAGGAAGTCTGTTAGAAATAACTACGCATTTAATCTCGTTTgtataaggctggtcacaatgggcaagaacataagctagtaacttacacacttccctagactatgttcctaccttcatagtgggtaggaatatctatgtagtgtcatgcaacgatgtatttattaggttatagacttattgtttcttggagtgtgtgatgttccggtaacttagctagttaccacaagcacctctctcctcattaaatatgtgccacataagcaaagttgtattggagtgtgtgatgttactcctaagtttctccccattgtgaccagcctaagaaGAATTAGGAAACGTTTACGGCTAGTCACGTGCGAGTTGCACAATCCTACTGGATCAAACGACGCCGGATAGCACACGTGGCCATGTCGCTATCGCAACCTCCCTGGCCCATCACCGCTCCCCACCCTCTCGATCCCTTCGATGCTTTTATCCTGTacagctttgctcatccactcATCCCCTACCCTCCAGCACTTGCGCCCGTAGCGAGCGCCCAAATCAAGTCGCCGGAGAAATCACCTCTATTCCCACGGGCTGCCCTTTTTTGCATCTAGATCGGGTCAAGATGGGGCTGGCAGTCGACCACCCCCCGCCGTGCACACAGCTGATGCGAGGAGTACTCATGGGCTGATGCAACCCAAGGAAGCCATGGCCATCCATCTCCTCGTCCTCCCTCTCAGCGAGGTTAAGTGCTTTGCAACCGGCGAGGCTAGAGGTAGTGGCCACCGGTGCTGGCGCTGCAACGGGCACCGGGAAAGCGATCACCGGTGCCCAAATTTGCTGTGACCAGGCAACGAAGAGCGTGGCCTGCGGCAACTGCGCCACAGATTTTTGCTGCAACGGGCAACGGAGAAGTTACCACCAGCGCCCGGGCAGCCAGGCGACGACGAGCGTGCCCGGCGGCGGCGGGCCCATGGTTTTTTGTGCAACGGGCAACGGGAAAAGCTATCACCAACGCCTGGTTTTTGCTACAATCCAGAGTATGTATGTATGGCATCGCTGACAGCTAGGTGCCGAGCCGACGGTGGGGCCAACACGAGCTACATAGCTGGGTCCCTGCGGCGGCACTTGGTTGGAACGAACAGGCCGTCCGGGACATGACAAAAAAAAAGGCAGAACCAGTGAACCGCTGGTTAGGGTCAGTGGATAACTCCTGTAGACAGCTTTGTTCCATACTTGCATTCGCCGCGCCGCAGGTGCCATACGCGTTTTCTTGGCTGTTCCCAACAGTGGCACACGGCTCCCGTTTCCCTCCGGAGCAAGCAAGCAAAGctttgttcaaaaaaaaaaaaaagcttaATCAGCTCGCGCGGCAGCTCGTCGGCCGAACAACTGCAAACAATTCCGGCCGGTGCACGTACGCAGTGGCGCGTGCTTGTCAACTGCAAGCTGCTcggtttagtactccctccgtccgggtttattgggcctGTTAGCCACGGCACGAGGACCAAGGAAGAATATTACTGGTAATCATCCGTGACTTACGAAAGTAGCAGCAGCTAATTAGATTAATCTGCAGTTATTCCAAAGCCTCACAGCAGCTAATTGCCCAGCTTTACTTTCGCATGCAACCAACCACAGCGCGAGGCAGTTATTGCTCACAGCTGGTACTTTGCTGTTTTCCCGCATGCAACGATGAAGCCGAAACGGTAGCCCAATCGTGTGCGTGCTCGGCGGAGCTGATCGAGAAAAGTAAACACACATATTTAGCGGGGCCTTACAAAAACAGATCAGAGCAAACTTGCTAAgaggcccaataaacccggacggagggagtactactctctccgtcccaa comes from Triticum aestivum cultivar Chinese Spring chromosome 5B, IWGSC CS RefSeq v2.1, whole genome shotgun sequence and encodes:
- the LOC123117490 gene encoding zinc finger protein ZAT1, which codes for MPRSQSCETKYLQQKSTRAHTDPAMGAAVKRAREEEPVSLALALTTDSAASSTTSADSAGAPAASRKRARRGRVVATSGEGEFVCKTCSRAFATFQALGGHRTSHLRGRHGLELGVGVARAIKERKRQEEKPHECHICGLGFEMGQALGGHMRRHREEMALRGADDGDQWVWRGVGALDQEAVGRQTAANYEPPVLLELFV